In a genomic window of Hyalangium gracile:
- a CDS encoding CaiB/BaiF CoA transferase family protein has product MNSLPLSGLKVLDLSRLLPGPYATLVLADLGATVDKVEDPDGGDYIRQMPPLRDDESALFYGLNRNKRSLTLNLKTPQGRDALKRLVRGYDVLVESFRPGVMDKLGLGEAALRAENPRLIYCAISGYGQTGPDRLKAGHDINYVARAGVLGYGGAAGGAPAFPGVQIGDIGGGSLFALVGILAALHERERTGQGRFVDVSMTEGSMAFLHMHLAARLVMGEQGQPLQRGREGLNGGYACYGLYRTKDDRWLAVGSLEPKFFAGLCERLGRMDLLESGYELGQGAERAKAELARLFAEHPLAHWQQLLAGTDLCIEPVLEGDEVLADPQHRARGLFVEAEDPQRGRKVTHLLTPLRMGDTPLRPPPALGQHSREILSQAGFTAEELAQLGL; this is encoded by the coding sequence ATGAACTCGCTCCCTCTGTCCGGCCTCAAGGTGCTGGATCTCTCCCGGCTGCTGCCCGGGCCGTACGCCACGCTCGTCCTCGCGGACCTGGGCGCCACCGTGGACAAGGTGGAGGACCCCGACGGCGGCGACTACATCCGCCAGATGCCCCCCCTGCGCGACGACGAGAGCGCGCTCTTCTACGGGCTCAACCGCAACAAGCGCTCGCTGACGCTCAACCTCAAGACGCCCCAGGGCCGCGACGCGCTCAAGCGCCTGGTGCGCGGCTATGACGTGCTGGTGGAGAGCTTCCGGCCCGGCGTCATGGACAAGCTCGGGCTGGGCGAGGCCGCCCTGCGCGCGGAGAACCCGCGCCTCATCTACTGCGCCATCTCCGGGTACGGGCAGACGGGGCCGGACCGGCTCAAGGCGGGGCATGACATCAACTACGTCGCCCGCGCCGGGGTGCTCGGGTACGGCGGCGCGGCGGGCGGCGCACCGGCCTTCCCGGGCGTGCAGATCGGCGACATCGGCGGCGGCAGCCTCTTCGCGCTGGTGGGCATCCTCGCGGCGCTGCACGAGCGCGAGCGCACCGGCCAGGGCCGCTTCGTGGACGTGTCCATGACGGAGGGCTCCATGGCCTTCCTGCACATGCACCTGGCCGCGCGGCTCGTCATGGGCGAGCAGGGCCAGCCGCTCCAGCGAGGGCGCGAGGGGCTCAACGGCGGCTACGCCTGCTACGGCCTCTACCGCACGAAGGATGACCGGTGGCTGGCCGTGGGCTCGCTGGAGCCCAAGTTCTTCGCCGGCCTGTGTGAGCGGCTGGGGCGCATGGATCTGCTCGAGTCCGGCTACGAGCTGGGGCAGGGCGCGGAGCGGGCCAAGGCCGAGCTGGCGCGCCTCTTCGCCGAGCACCCCCTGGCCCACTGGCAGCAGCTGCTGGCCGGCACCGACCTGTGCATCGAGCCCGTGCTGGAAGGCGACGAGGTGCTCGCCGATCCCCAGCACCGCGCCCGAGGCCTCTTCGTCGAGGCGGAGGATCCGCAGCGGGGGCGCAAGGTGACCCACCTGCTCACACCTCTGCGCATGGGCGACACGCCGCTGCGCCCACCCCCGGCCCTGGGACAGCACTCGCGGGAAATCCTCTCCCAGGCCGGCTTTACCGCCGAAGAGCTGGCCCAGCTGGGACTCTGA
- a CDS encoding ferritin-like domain-containing protein, with product MKTPTVIIDGSSEGALQQPPLPVARQQLEMSGLADEGLREEGKPVIVADLYRAFKEEKRTLVDIAWEQQRLHESRRWSVMEMLAAIDVERVSQSDRLLVWNAGRAELTTKPGADRLARLSDTECRRWQEKNPVVASIMQACGTWSRYWNEEEAHHETSFNRLATLFAMDRVTDETFIEFRKVFPDDDMLRTLTLLAISEIVAAVNYANCARVIQEPGLKALFKQVGADEIQHMNYFIAFAKGLVDSAEYAPKEAFSVAHFFLRDGGEVYGSKRQHVEQRGTHVNWWDHLEYREGMYSPDAIDKKETLIFNALKRITGITVSSAEEVEDKWMELVGC from the coding sequence ATGAAGACGCCCACCGTGATCATCGACGGGAGCAGCGAAGGGGCGCTGCAGCAGCCGCCGCTGCCCGTGGCGCGGCAGCAGCTGGAGATGTCGGGGCTGGCGGACGAGGGCCTGCGCGAGGAAGGCAAGCCGGTGATCGTCGCGGACCTCTACCGGGCCTTCAAGGAGGAGAAGCGCACGCTCGTGGACATCGCCTGGGAGCAGCAGCGCCTGCACGAGTCTCGGCGCTGGAGCGTCATGGAGATGCTGGCGGCGATCGACGTGGAGCGGGTGAGCCAGTCGGATCGGCTGCTGGTGTGGAACGCGGGCCGGGCGGAGCTGACCACCAAGCCGGGCGCGGATCGGCTCGCGCGGCTGTCGGACACCGAGTGCCGAAGGTGGCAGGAGAAGAACCCCGTCGTCGCCTCCATCATGCAGGCGTGCGGCACGTGGAGCCGCTACTGGAACGAGGAGGAGGCGCACCACGAGACCAGCTTCAACCGGCTGGCCACCCTGTTCGCGATGGATCGCGTCACCGACGAGACGTTCATCGAGTTCCGCAAGGTGTTCCCGGATGACGACATGCTGCGGACGCTGACGCTGCTGGCGATCTCGGAGATCGTCGCCGCGGTCAACTACGCGAACTGCGCGCGCGTCATCCAGGAGCCCGGCCTCAAGGCGCTGTTCAAGCAGGTGGGCGCCGACGAGATCCAGCACATGAACTACTTCATCGCCTTCGCCAAGGGGCTGGTGGACAGCGCCGAGTACGCGCCCAAGGAGGCGTTCTCGGTGGCCCACTTCTTCCTGCGCGACGGCGGCGAGGTGTACGGCAGCAAGCGCCAGCACGTGGAGCAGCGCGGCACGCACGTCAACTGGTGGGATCACCTCGAGTACCGCGAGGGGATGTACTCGCCGGACGCCATCGACAAGAAGGAGACGCTCATCTTCAACGCGCTCAAGCGCATCACCGGCATCACCGTCTCCTCGGCCGAAGAGGTCGAGGACAAGTGGATGGAGCTGGTGGGGTGCTGA
- a CDS encoding ferritin-like domain-containing protein, translating to MGTAFLHQVSNVGAHERRLFELSGLSEGRSGSSRRPVVIAELYRAFREEGRTLVEILWEQHRFHEARRWNAVELVESVRPEHLTELDRLVVWSAGQAEMTAKPSADRMTRLADAECRRWQGKDDALASVIQALGSWSRYWNEEESHHEMGFTQLSLQLGFPPPSDATVIDYRKIFPDDDLLRTVAMLSFSEGIAAVNYGQYARHVREPALKALLKNVGADEVQHMQYFISFSKALVDSGAYPAKEAFAVAHLFLREGGELYGSAREHVESRNTHTNWWDHLGDGAGEAAVTPEALERKRSLILHALKRITGISCATPQEVEDLWMDLVGE from the coding sequence ATGGGTACCGCCTTCCTGCACCAGGTGTCCAACGTCGGCGCGCACGAGCGGCGCCTCTTCGAATTGAGCGGGCTGTCCGAGGGGCGCTCCGGCTCGAGCCGCAGGCCGGTGGTGATCGCGGAGCTGTACCGCGCCTTCCGGGAGGAGGGCCGCACGCTGGTGGAGATCCTGTGGGAGCAGCACCGCTTCCACGAGGCGCGCCGGTGGAACGCCGTGGAGCTGGTGGAGTCGGTGCGCCCCGAGCACCTCACCGAGCTGGATCGGCTCGTCGTCTGGAGCGCGGGGCAGGCGGAGATGACGGCCAAGCCCAGCGCGGATCGGATGACGCGCCTGGCGGACGCGGAGTGCCGGCGCTGGCAGGGCAAGGACGACGCGCTGGCCTCCGTCATCCAGGCGCTCGGCTCGTGGAGCCGCTACTGGAACGAGGAGGAGTCCCACCACGAGATGGGCTTCACGCAGCTGTCGCTCCAGCTGGGCTTCCCTCCGCCCAGCGACGCCACCGTCATCGACTATCGCAAAATCTTCCCGGATGACGATCTGCTGCGGACGGTGGCGATGCTCTCCTTCTCCGAGGGCATCGCCGCGGTGAACTACGGCCAGTACGCGCGGCATGTGAGGGAGCCGGCCCTCAAGGCCCTGCTCAAGAACGTGGGCGCCGACGAGGTGCAGCACATGCAGTACTTCATCTCGTTCTCCAAGGCGCTCGTCGACAGCGGGGCGTATCCCGCCAAGGAGGCCTTCGCCGTGGCCCACCTCTTCCTGCGGGAGGGGGGAGAGCTCTACGGCAGCGCCCGCGAGCATGTGGAGTCACGAAATACCCATACCAACTGGTGGGACCACCTCGGGGACGGGGCCGGCGAGGCGGCGGTGACTCCCGAGGCGCTCGAGCGCAAGCGGTCCCTCATCCTGCACGCGCTCAAGCGCATCACCGGGATCTCCTGCGCCACACCCCAGGAGGTTGAGGATCTCTGGATGGACCTGGTGGGAGAGTGA
- a CDS encoding holo-ACP synthase: MLIGLGHDLQVLHELKALEGLWEPGVFFTEAETDRFRASPSPVESLAAGFSMKEALFKALPRVEGWFWTDAEVHHDERHAPRFRFHGALREHMERHGWETLLSISHSGGFVSTVVIVAAAARP, from the coding sequence GTGCTGATCGGCCTCGGCCACGATCTGCAGGTCCTCCATGAGCTGAAGGCGCTGGAGGGCCTGTGGGAGCCCGGGGTGTTCTTCACCGAGGCGGAGACGGACCGCTTTCGCGCCAGCCCCTCGCCGGTGGAGAGCCTGGCGGCGGGCTTCTCGATGAAGGAGGCCCTGTTCAAGGCGCTGCCTCGGGTGGAGGGCTGGTTCTGGACCGACGCCGAGGTCCACCATGACGAGCGGCACGCGCCGCGCTTCCGCTTCCACGGGGCGCTGCGCGAGCACATGGAGCGCCACGGCTGGGAGACCCTGCTCTCCATCTCACACAGTGGTGGGTTCGTCTCGACGGTGGTCATCGTCGCGGCCGCGGCCCGCCCTTGA
- a CDS encoding acyl-CoA thioesterase yields the protein MRFEESSLTLRVRPNDLDSLGHVNNATALEYLEAGRWAWMEHNALRRGGGVIAVTMRIEVDYRKEIAPQEVVVRTLLQEPSWEDLRDEDAVHYRVRFHQQILVDSGRVVAVDALVQAAFVSAADRSLCSVQDFLAFARQPTS from the coding sequence TTGCGCTTCGAAGAATCGTCGCTCACGCTGCGCGTGCGGCCCAATGATCTGGACAGCCTGGGCCACGTGAACAACGCCACGGCCCTGGAGTACCTGGAGGCGGGTCGCTGGGCGTGGATGGAGCACAACGCCCTGCGCCGCGGCGGAGGCGTCATCGCCGTCACCATGCGCATCGAGGTGGACTACCGCAAGGAGATCGCCCCGCAGGAGGTGGTGGTCCGCACGCTCCTGCAGGAGCCCTCGTGGGAGGACCTGCGGGACGAGGATGCGGTCCACTACCGGGTGCGGTTCCACCAGCAGATCCTCGTGGACTCCGGGCGCGTCGTCGCGGTGGATGCGCTGGTGCAGGCGGCCTTCGTCAGCGCGGCCGATCGCTCGCTGTGCTCGGTGCAGGACTTCCTCGCGTTCGCGCGCCAACCGACTTCCTGA
- a CDS encoding SCP2 sterol-binding domain-containing protein, translating into MTAKDILETEIPGVLKQKPELAKDINAIIHFNITGDTGGTWTLDLTKDSDWVSTGANGTAKMAITCSGEDFVKIRQKQLNPQMAAMQGKLKFKPMDMGLAMKLAKLLS; encoded by the coding sequence ATGACGGCGAAGGACATTCTCGAGACTGAGATTCCCGGCGTGCTCAAGCAGAAGCCGGAGCTGGCCAAGGACATCAACGCGATCATCCACTTCAACATCACCGGGGACACCGGTGGTACCTGGACGCTGGACCTGACCAAGGACTCCGACTGGGTCTCCACCGGCGCCAACGGCACCGCGAAGATGGCCATCACCTGCAGCGGCGAGGACTTCGTGAAGATCCGCCAGAAGCAGCTCAACCCGCAGATGGCGGCCATGCAGGGCAAGCTCAAGTTCAAGCCCATGGACATGGGCCTGGCGATGAAGCTGGCCAAGCTGCTGTCGTAG